A section of the Leptotrichia sp. HSP-342 genome encodes:
- the uvrA gene encoding excinuclease ABC subunit UvrA, whose amino-acid sequence MKDNKIKIIGAREHNLKNIDIEIPKNELVVITGVSGSGKSSLAFDTIYSEGQRRYVESLSAYARMFIGQMQKPELDSIEGLSPAISIEQKSVSKNPRSTVGTTTEIYDYMRLLWAHIGEAHCPICHQKVEKQSIQEIVDNLVNGRNEKDKLIVLSPVVIDKKGTHKNLFLNLQKKGFQRVRVNGDILDLNDTIDLDKNKRHNIEVVVDRLVVKKDDKEFLSRITEAIETASELSNGKIIANVNGEDNKYSENFSCPNHPDVIFPDVVPRLFSFNAPYGACEVCNGLGSRLEVDENKLIVDENLSINEGGIVFPGATTKKGWNWDLFTAMAKAHKIDLDKKVSKLTRKEKDIIFYGSNKKFKFSWSGDSFSYNGNREFEGIVNGIERRYRETASESAKEEMEVKYMTERTCKTCKGKRLKDVVLAITVNDKSIIDLTEISVVDALKFYENITLTEKQMQIAAEILKEIKERLKFMINVGLDYLSLARMTKTLSGGESQRIRLATQIGSRLTGVIYVLDEPSIGLHQRDNDKLLATLKDLRDIGNSLIVVEHDEDTMREADYLVDIGPGAGINGGEVVAEGTPKQVMKNKKSLTAQYLNGKIKIEVPEKRRKATKEIVLKNAKGNNLKNVTVHIPLEVFTVVTGVSGSGKSTLINQTLYPELHNRLNKGKLYPLENGGIEGLEHLEKVIDINQSPIGRTPRSNTATYTKIFDDIRDLFAQTNDAKVRGYSKGRFSFNVKGGRCEACSGAGINKIEMNFLPDVYVECEVCKGKRYNRETLEVHYKGKSISDVLDMTVEEAYEFFKNIPTLERKLQTLIDVGMNYIQLGQPATTLSGGEAQRIKLATELSKISRGNTIYVLDEPTTGLHFEDIRKLLEVLNRLVEKGNTVLVIEHNLDVIKYADYIIDIGPEGGHKGGQIIAQGTPEEIIKSRKSHTAKFLKKYLK is encoded by the coding sequence ATGAAAGACAACAAGATAAAAATTATTGGAGCAAGAGAGCATAATTTGAAGAATATTGATATTGAGATTCCTAAGAATGAGCTTGTCGTAATTACAGGGGTTTCGGGGAGTGGAAAGTCTTCGCTTGCGTTTGATACGATTTATTCGGAAGGGCAAAGAAGGTATGTGGAGAGTTTGTCTGCTTATGCGAGAATGTTTATTGGTCAAATGCAGAAGCCTGAATTGGATAGTATTGAGGGGCTTTCGCCTGCGATTTCGATTGAGCAGAAAAGTGTTTCTAAGAATCCTCGTTCAACTGTTGGGACAACTACGGAAATTTATGATTATATGAGGCTTTTATGGGCACATATTGGAGAGGCACATTGTCCAATTTGTCATCAGAAGGTGGAAAAACAGTCGATTCAGGAAATTGTAGATAATCTTGTGAATGGACGGAATGAAAAGGATAAGCTGATTGTATTGTCACCTGTTGTTATTGATAAAAAGGGGACTCATAAAAATTTATTCTTGAATTTGCAGAAAAAAGGATTTCAGAGAGTTCGGGTAAATGGAGATATTTTGGACTTGAATGACACAATTGACTTAGATAAGAATAAAAGACACAATATTGAAGTTGTTGTGGATAGGCTTGTTGTAAAAAAAGATGATAAGGAATTTTTGAGTAGAATTACAGAAGCTATTGAAACAGCGAGTGAGCTTTCTAATGGAAAAATTATTGCAAATGTAAATGGAGAAGATAACAAGTATAGTGAAAATTTTTCCTGTCCAAATCATCCTGATGTGATTTTTCCAGATGTTGTGCCAAGACTGTTTTCGTTTAATGCACCTTATGGGGCTTGTGAAGTTTGTAATGGACTTGGTTCAAGGCTGGAAGTGGATGAGAATAAATTAATTGTAGATGAAAATTTATCAATTAATGAAGGTGGAATTGTTTTTCCAGGAGCGACTACAAAAAAGGGGTGGAACTGGGATTTATTTACGGCAATGGCAAAAGCCCATAAAATCGACTTGGATAAAAAGGTGTCTAAATTGACTCGGAAAGAGAAGGATATAATTTTTTATGGAAGTAATAAGAAGTTTAAGTTTTCTTGGAGCGGGGATAGTTTTAGTTATAATGGAAATAGAGAATTTGAAGGAATTGTAAATGGTATTGAACGTCGATATAGAGAAACTGCTTCGGAGTCAGCAAAAGAAGAAATGGAAGTTAAATATATGACGGAGAGAACTTGTAAGACTTGTAAGGGAAAAAGACTGAAAGATGTTGTTTTGGCGATAACTGTAAACGATAAGAGCATTATTGACCTGACAGAAATAAGTGTTGTTGATGCGCTGAAATTTTATGAAAATATTACACTTACTGAAAAGCAGATGCAAATTGCGGCTGAAATATTGAAGGAAATAAAAGAGCGGCTGAAATTTATGATAAATGTGGGACTTGATTATTTGAGTCTTGCCAGAATGACAAAAACTCTATCTGGTGGAGAATCTCAGAGAATAAGGCTGGCAACTCAGATTGGAAGCAGGCTTACAGGTGTTATTTATGTGCTGGATGAGCCAAGTATCGGACTTCATCAGAGAGATAATGATAAATTGCTTGCAACATTGAAGGATTTACGAGATATTGGGAATAGCTTGATTGTCGTTGAGCATGATGAGGATACAATGAGGGAAGCTGATTATTTGGTTGACATAGGACCAGGAGCTGGAATTAATGGTGGAGAAGTCGTTGCGGAAGGTACTCCAAAACAGGTTATGAAAAATAAAAAATCATTGACTGCACAATATTTGAATGGGAAAATAAAAATAGAAGTACCTGAAAAGAGAAGAAAAGCCACTAAAGAAATTGTTTTGAAAAATGCGAAGGGAAATAATCTGAAAAATGTTACAGTACACATTCCACTAGAAGTATTTACTGTAGTTACAGGAGTTTCTGGAAGTGGAAAATCGACATTGATAAATCAGACACTTTATCCAGAACTTCACAATAGACTTAATAAAGGAAAATTATATCCGCTGGAAAATGGCGGAATAGAAGGACTTGAGCATTTAGAAAAGGTAATTGACATAAATCAATCGCCGATTGGAAGAACTCCTCGTTCAAATACTGCAACTTATACGAAAATATTTGATGATATAAGAGATTTATTTGCTCAGACAAACGATGCGAAAGTAAGAGGATACAGTAAAGGAAGATTTTCATTTAATGTAAAAGGTGGACGATGTGAAGCCTGTAGCGGTGCTGGAATTAATAAAATTGAAATGAATTTTCTACCTGATGTTTATGTGGAATGTGAAGTTTGTAAAGGAAAACGTTATAACAGGGAAACGTTGGAAGTGCATTACAAAGGGAAAAGTATTTCGGATGTGCTGGATATGACGGTTGAGGAAGCATACGAATTTTTTAAGAATATTCCAACTCTTGAGAGAAAATTGCAGACATTAATTGATGTAGGAATGAACTATATCCAGCTGGGGCAGCCTGCGACAACTCTTTCTGGAGGAGAAGCTCAAAGAATAAAACTTGCCACAGAACTTTCTAAAATTTCACGTGGTAATACAATTTATGTGCTAGATGAGCCTACAACTGGACTTCATTTTGAAGATATCAGAAAATTGCTGGAAGTATTAAATCGTCTTGTAGAAAAGGGGAATACAGTACTTGTAATAGAGCATAACCTTGATGTTATAAAATATGCTGACTATATAATAGATATAGGTCCTGAAGGAGGGCATAAAGGCGGACAGATTATTGCACAAGGTACTCCAGAAGAAATAATAAAATCTCGAAAATCACATACAGCAAAATTTTTGAAAAAATATTTGAAGTAA
- a CDS encoding class I SAM-dependent methyltransferase produces the protein MSKSYQEINAETIDRWIEEGWEWGQPISHETYLNTKNGNWDVLLTPVNPVPHEWFGNLKDKKILGLASGGGQQMPIFTALGANCTVLDYSEKQLEAEKMVAEREKYEIEIIKADMTKKLPFADNSFDIIFHPVSNCYIEKVEPVFKECYRILKKGGILLCGLDIGTNYTVDEKEEKIINSLPFNPLVNEEQRKQLEEQDCGIQFSHTISEQIGGQLKAGFRLTDIYDDTNGFGRLHELNIASFVATRAIKE, from the coding sequence ATGTCAAAATCTTATCAGGAAATAAATGCAGAAACAATTGACCGTTGGATTGAAGAAGGCTGGGAATGGGGACAACCAATTAGCCATGAAACGTATTTAAATACCAAAAATGGTAATTGGGATGTTCTCTTAACGCCTGTAAATCCTGTACCTCACGAATGGTTTGGAAACTTAAAAGATAAAAAAATATTAGGATTGGCTTCTGGTGGTGGACAGCAAATGCCTATATTTACAGCTTTAGGTGCAAATTGTACTGTGCTAGATTATTCAGAAAAACAGCTAGAAGCTGAAAAAATGGTTGCAGAACGTGAAAAATATGAAATAGAAATTATCAAAGCTGATATGACAAAAAAATTACCATTTGCAGATAACAGTTTTGACATAATTTTCCACCCAGTAAGCAACTGCTACATTGAAAAAGTTGAACCAGTTTTTAAAGAATGCTACCGAATCTTGAAAAAAGGTGGAATTTTATTGTGCGGACTGGATATTGGAACAAATTATACTGTAGATGAAAAGGAAGAAAAAATCATTAATAGTCTTCCATTCAATCCATTAGTCAACGAAGAGCAAAGAAAACAGCTGGAAGAACAGGACTGTGGAATTCAATTTTCCCACACAATATCAGAACAGATAGGCGGACAATTAAAGGCTGGATTTAGACTAACAGATATTTACGATGATACAAATGGATTTGGAAGGTTGCATGAACTTAATATTGCAAGTTTTGTGGCGACAAGAGCAATAAAAGAATAA
- a CDS encoding ABC transporter ATP-binding protein, which translates to MSGYILEMKNIRKEFLGGKIVANDDITLKVKKGEIHAIVGENGAGKSTLMKILNGLYSPTSGEIFYKGEKIDIESPTTAANLGIGMVYQHFMLVDTLTVAENMVLGFEPKKGGVFFDLNTARKKVREVSERYGLNIDPDAKVSDLSVGIHQRIEILKVLFKGAELLVFDEPSAVLTPQEVKELYEIMRNLVKEGKTIIFISHKLQEVLDLSDNITVIRRGSDVGELKTVEATKEKIANLMVGRVVLFEVKRPDVKLGDVVVKVENLTIKSGGIEKVKDVSFEIREGEVLGIAGVQGNGQTELIEALAGLIKVDGGTYFIDNDELENKSPKLIKEKGLSHIPEDRHKRATIDDFTIEENMALGLQDQYSKGILLDYSEIEKKTNEYIEKYDIRPTDGKIKFGGLSGGNQQKVVVARELERENKFIIAAQPTRGVDIGAIEMIHNTILNEKTQKKAIMLVSAELSEIMALSDRIAVMYSGRIVGILDRKDATTEKIGILMAGGKIDD; encoded by the coding sequence ATGAGCGGATATATTTTGGAAATGAAAAATATACGTAAAGAATTTTTGGGCGGAAAAATTGTCGCAAATGATGATATTACGCTAAAAGTAAAAAAAGGGGAGATTCATGCAATTGTTGGGGAAAATGGAGCAGGTAAGTCTACGCTTATGAAGATTTTGAATGGATTGTATTCTCCGACTTCTGGTGAGATTTTTTATAAAGGGGAAAAAATTGATATTGAAAGTCCTACGACTGCGGCAAACTTGGGAATTGGAATGGTTTATCAGCATTTTATGCTAGTTGATACATTGACAGTTGCTGAAAATATGGTTTTAGGATTTGAACCTAAAAAGGGTGGAGTATTTTTTGATTTGAATACTGCAAGAAAGAAGGTTAGGGAAGTTTCTGAAAGATATGGACTGAATATTGATCCAGATGCAAAAGTGTCAGATTTATCAGTTGGAATTCATCAGAGAATTGAGATTTTGAAGGTGCTATTTAAAGGAGCGGAGCTATTGGTGTTTGATGAGCCGAGTGCAGTGCTTACACCTCAGGAAGTAAAAGAACTTTATGAAATTATGAGAAATCTTGTAAAAGAAGGGAAAACAATAATCTTTATTTCTCATAAATTACAGGAAGTACTTGATTTATCAGATAATATTACAGTTATTCGTCGTGGAAGCGACGTTGGGGAACTAAAAACTGTGGAAGCTACAAAGGAAAAAATTGCCAATCTTATGGTTGGGCGTGTTGTGCTGTTCGAAGTGAAACGTCCGGATGTAAAACTTGGGGATGTAGTTGTAAAAGTTGAGAATTTGACAATAAAAAGTGGAGGCATTGAGAAAGTTAAGGATGTTTCATTTGAAATCCGTGAAGGTGAAGTGCTGGGAATAGCCGGAGTACAGGGAAATGGACAGACTGAACTTATTGAGGCTTTGGCAGGACTTATAAAAGTTGATGGTGGAACATATTTTATAGATAACGATGAGTTGGAAAATAAATCACCAAAACTTATTAAGGAAAAAGGACTTTCCCATATACCTGAAGACAGACATAAAAGAGCAACTATTGATGATTTTACTATAGAGGAGAATATGGCTTTAGGACTTCAGGATCAATATTCTAAAGGAATATTGCTAGATTATAGTGAAATTGAGAAAAAAACTAATGAATATATAGAAAAATACGATATTAGACCTACAGATGGAAAAATAAAATTTGGCGGACTGTCTGGAGGAAATCAGCAAAAAGTCGTTGTAGCAAGAGAGCTGGAACGTGAAAATAAATTTATTATTGCGGCACAGCCTACAAGAGGAGTCGATATTGGTGCAATTGAGATGATTCATAATACGATTTTGAATGAAAAAACTCAGAAAAAGGCTATAATGCTTGTTTCGGCAGAGTTATCAGAAATAATGGCGTTAAGTGACAGAATTGCAGTAATGTATTCGGGAAGAATTGTAGGGATTTTGGATAGAAAAGATGCAACAACAGAAAAAATAGGAATATTAATGGCAGGAGGGAAAATAGATGATTAA
- a CDS encoding ABC transporter permease: MIKNKIKDFLPSIIAVLIALIIGGMIMITKGVNPFTAYTDMMRAAFYQTSPRSPLFSGLAKTLFIATPLIFSALATMVAFKAGLFNIGMQGQMIAGGLAATFWAITFRNYVFGNVIVVIIVAIIAGFLWAGIAGLLRAKFGVSEVISTIMLNYIMIEVQNFLLNGPLKDPASQNTQSPRIFEGARLPLLFSKITKQNLNFGFIIAILLTIGIFFFFKYFKKGYEIKAVGQSDTVAENAGINPRHIMFLAMGIAGACAGLGGAERVLGGASQYTYTELIMGDYGFTGLAVALLGKNNPFGILVAAIFYAALEVGGQMLQQRYQIDKDIVFIIQALIIIFVASENLFKFMLNKKKTV; the protein is encoded by the coding sequence ATGATTAAAAATAAGATAAAGGATTTTCTACCATCTATAATTGCAGTATTAATCGCATTAATTATTGGTGGAATGATAATGATAACAAAAGGTGTAAATCCATTTACAGCCTATACCGATATGATGCGAGCAGCTTTTTATCAAACTTCGCCAAGATCTCCATTATTTAGTGGACTTGCAAAGACATTATTTATTGCAACACCATTAATATTTTCAGCACTTGCCACAATGGTAGCCTTTAAAGCGGGATTATTTAATATAGGAATGCAAGGACAAATGATTGCAGGAGGACTTGCGGCTACTTTCTGGGCAATCACATTTAGAAATTATGTTTTTGGAAATGTGATTGTTGTAATAATTGTGGCTATAATTGCTGGATTTCTTTGGGCTGGAATAGCTGGACTGTTGCGTGCAAAATTTGGAGTAAGTGAAGTAATCAGTACGATTATGTTAAACTATATTATGATTGAAGTGCAAAATTTCTTGTTAAATGGGCCTTTAAAAGATCCTGCTTCACAAAATACACAATCTCCACGTATCTTTGAAGGAGCAAGATTACCGCTACTTTTTTCAAAAATTACAAAACAAAACTTAAATTTTGGTTTTATAATCGCAATTCTTCTGACAATAGGAATATTTTTCTTTTTCAAATATTTTAAAAAAGGATACGAAATAAAAGCTGTCGGACAAAGTGATACAGTTGCTGAAAATGCAGGAATCAATCCAAGACATATTATGTTTTTGGCAATGGGAATCGCTGGAGCATGTGCTGGACTTGGAGGAGCTGAACGTGTTTTAGGTGGAGCATCACAGTACACATACACTGAGTTAATAATGGGAGATTATGGATTTACAGGACTTGCAGTAGCACTTCTTGGAAAAAATAACCCATTTGGAATATTAGTTGCAGCGATATTTTATGCGGCACTTGAAGTTGGGGGACAAATGTTGCAGCAAAGATACCAGATTGATAAAGATATTGTATTTATTATACAAGCATTAATAATTATTTTCGTAGCGTCAGAAAATTTATTTAAATTTATGCTTAATAAAAAGAAAACGGTATAA
- the rapZ gene encoding RNase adapter RapZ, whose product MDKAKKELVIITGMSGAGKSEAMNFFEDREYFCIDNFPINLFQYLNEIFISSEKRNRVAIAIDVRNQEFIEQLTKQLEVLDKEEILHTMIYLDARTDVLLSRYELSRRKHPLNLYDTLLANIKAERKIIKDFMVKADLVIDTSTLSVKELQEILEKEFSDQRKKISINLTSFGFKYGIPLDLHLMFDLRFLPNPYYIDNLKNKTGNHKEVQDYVMGLPESQEFYKKLLDMLLYLIPKYEKEGKSHLRIGIGCSGGQHRSATFVNKLYDDLSQRMDYHIGKFHREVGEKKEI is encoded by the coding sequence ATGGATAAAGCAAAAAAAGAGCTGGTTATAATAACTGGAATGAGTGGGGCTGGAAAATCTGAGGCAATGAATTTTTTTGAGGACAGGGAGTACTTTTGTATTGACAATTTTCCTATTAATTTATTTCAGTATTTGAACGAGATATTTATTAGCAGTGAAAAGAGAAATCGGGTGGCAATAGCGATAGATGTTAGAAATCAGGAGTTTATAGAACAATTGACAAAACAGCTTGAAGTACTGGATAAAGAGGAAATTTTGCATACTATGATTTATCTGGATGCAAGAACAGATGTTCTTTTGAGCAGATATGAACTTTCCAGAAGAAAACATCCTCTAAATCTATATGATACATTACTTGCAAATATAAAAGCAGAACGTAAAATTATAAAAGATTTTATGGTAAAAGCCGATTTAGTGATTGATACAAGTACGTTATCGGTAAAGGAGCTTCAGGAAATTTTAGAAAAGGAATTTTCAGATCAAAGAAAAAAAATAAGCATCAATTTAACATCTTTTGGCTTTAAATATGGAATTCCACTAGATTTGCATTTAATGTTCGATTTACGATTTTTACCAAATCCTTATTACATTGATAATTTAAAAAATAAAACTGGAAATCATAAGGAAGTTCAGGATTATGTAATGGGACTGCCAGAAAGCCAAGAATTTTACAAAAAGCTGTTAGATATGCTTTTGTATCTAATTCCAAAATATGAAAAAGAAGGAAAATCTCATTTACGTATAGGAATTGGATGTTCAGGAGGACAGCATCGTTCAGCTACCTTCGTGAATAAACTTTATGATGACCTTTCACAAAGGATGGACTATCACATTGGAAAATTTCACAGGGAAGTGGGAGAGAAAAAAGAAATTTAA
- a CDS encoding ABC transporter permease, protein MIVLKQIFNLLQQTIIIAPPILITAVGACISEKSGVVNIGLEGIMLSSAFATAVVNIATGNPYLGIIFGVIVGVLISLIHAVISINLKGNQIISGVAINLFAAAITSYSIKAIYKTAGSTPLAKSLANRPLMIIIIYAIAIAMYFFLYKTVLGLRIRSVGEHPLAADTVGISVYKTRYIAVLISGALGGLGGAYLTAVLLPSFSNNMSAGRGYIAMAAMIFGKWNPLGAILASLLFAFGQAFADVSKTIGLPISQQFLTMIPYVLTLLALVGFVGKSKAPKASGLPYEK, encoded by the coding sequence ATGATTGTATTAAAACAAATATTTAATTTATTGCAACAAACAATAATAATAGCACCTCCAATTTTAATAACAGCTGTAGGAGCGTGTATTTCTGAAAAAAGTGGAGTTGTTAATATTGGACTTGAAGGAATTATGCTAAGTTCAGCGTTTGCAACAGCAGTTGTCAATATTGCTACAGGAAATCCATATTTAGGAATAATTTTTGGAGTGATAGTGGGGGTCTTAATCTCACTAATTCACGCAGTAATAAGCATTAATCTTAAAGGAAATCAAATTATAAGTGGAGTTGCAATAAATTTATTTGCAGCTGCAATCACTTCGTATTCTATAAAAGCCATCTATAAAACTGCTGGAAGTACTCCATTGGCAAAGTCATTGGCAAATCGTCCATTAATGATAATTATAATCTATGCAATCGCTATAGCAATGTATTTTTTCTTATATAAAACAGTTTTAGGATTGAGAATTCGTTCCGTGGGAGAACATCCGTTAGCGGCCGATACAGTTGGAATAAGTGTTTATAAGACAAGATACATCGCTGTGCTTATATCAGGTGCATTAGGAGGGCTTGGAGGGGCTTATCTTACAGCAGTATTGCTTCCATCTTTTTCAAACAATATGTCAGCAGGACGTGGATACATTGCCATGGCTGCAATGATTTTTGGAAAATGGAATCCATTAGGAGCAATTTTGGCAAGCCTATTATTTGCTTTCGGACAAGCATTTGCAGATGTCTCAAAAACAATCGGGTTACCAATATCTCAGCAATTTTTGACAATGATACCATACGTTTTGACTTTATTGGCATTAGTTGGATTTGTAGGAAAATCGAAAGCACCAAAAGCATCAGGATTGCCGTATGAAAAATAA
- the uvrC gene encoding excinuclease ABC subunit UvrC, with product MEKLKKLKIEEEIKSPIKYKDIPTHPGVYLMKNARGKIIYVGKAKNLQNRVKSYFMNVNSHNQKTLELVKNIRDIEFFICKSEVEALILENNLIKKNKPKYNILLKDEKTYPYIKFTKEKFPKVEIVRSTKKLNENAEYFGPYPMGIFFAMKSLIKIFPVRDCNRSMDKITKPCLKYYMKTCPAPCKYKDIEDEYSTNVKNFKNFLKGHSDKVIEMLESRMKKFSDEMEFERAISEREKLSVLKKMLETQIIEYSKEIDEDVFVFEEKRENVFLCVLNIREGKVINKNHTIISMERSQEENLFERLITSYYEKRNIPKHIICDERFMSSELLIKEWAKIEKHREIKFHFPKINSRRLQLLEMGYLNLREEVDKYYRKRRMVQEGLRNLKKELRLKSLPYRIECFDISNIQGKDAVAAMTVALDGETTPKEYRHFKITVKDTPDDFLMMREALTRRYSKIENDQMPNLILIDGGKGQLGVAVDVLEKLGKIEYTDVIGIAKREEEIFKSYESEPYLFEKTDETLKILQRLRDEAHRFGITHHRKLRSKRNVKSALDDIAGIGPKRKKELIKKFGLIKNIRNATLEELMEVVPENIAISIKENL from the coding sequence ATGGAAAAATTAAAAAAATTGAAAATTGAAGAAGAAATAAAATCACCAATTAAATATAAAGATATTCCGACACATCCAGGAGTTTATCTAATGAAAAATGCTCGAGGAAAGATTATTTATGTTGGGAAAGCGAAAAATTTGCAAAATCGGGTGAAATCTTACTTTATGAATGTAAATTCGCATAATCAGAAAACGCTGGAATTAGTCAAAAATATTAGGGATATTGAGTTTTTTATCTGTAAATCAGAAGTTGAAGCGCTTATTCTGGAAAATAACTTGATAAAGAAGAATAAGCCAAAATACAATATTTTATTAAAAGATGAAAAAACTTACCCATATATAAAGTTTACAAAAGAAAAATTTCCTAAAGTGGAAATTGTAAGAAGTACAAAAAAATTAAATGAAAATGCAGAATATTTTGGACCATATCCAATGGGAATATTTTTTGCAATGAAGTCGCTTATTAAGATATTTCCAGTACGAGACTGCAATCGAAGTATGGATAAAATAACAAAACCTTGTTTAAAATATTATATGAAAACTTGTCCTGCACCTTGTAAATACAAAGATATCGAAGATGAGTACAGTACAAATGTCAAAAATTTCAAGAATTTTTTGAAGGGACATTCTGACAAAGTTATTGAAATGCTGGAAAGCCGAATGAAAAAGTTTAGTGATGAAATGGAATTTGAGCGTGCAATTAGTGAACGTGAAAAGTTGAGCGTATTGAAAAAAATGCTTGAAACACAGATTATTGAATACAGCAAGGAAATTGACGAAGATGTGTTTGTGTTCGAGGAAAAAAGAGAAAATGTGTTTTTGTGTGTGCTGAATATTCGGGAAGGGAAGGTTATTAATAAAAATCATACAATAATTTCAATGGAGAGAAGTCAGGAGGAGAACCTGTTCGAGAGATTAATTACTTCGTACTATGAAAAAAGGAATATTCCAAAGCATATCATTTGTGATGAAAGATTTATGTCAAGCGAACTTTTAATAAAAGAATGGGCAAAAATTGAAAAACATAGGGAAATAAAATTTCATTTTCCAAAAATAAATAGCCGAAGATTACAACTGTTAGAAATGGGGTATTTAAACCTGCGTGAAGAAGTCGATAAATACTACAGAAAACGTCGTATGGTTCAGGAAGGATTGCGTAATTTGAAAAAAGAACTGCGGTTAAAAAGTTTGCCTTACCGAATTGAATGTTTTGATATTTCAAATATTCAGGGAAAAGATGCGGTTGCAGCAATGACGGTAGCACTGGATGGGGAAACTACGCCAAAGGAATACAGACATTTTAAGATTACTGTAAAAGACACACCTGATGACTTCTTAATGATGAGAGAAGCATTGACACGAAGATATTCCAAAATAGAAAATGACCAAATGCCCAATTTAATTTTAATAGATGGTGGAAAAGGACAGCTAGGTGTAGCTGTAGATGTGCTGGAAAAACTTGGAAAAATAGAGTATACCGATGTAATTGGAATTGCAAAAAGGGAAGAGGAAATTTTTAAAAGTTATGAAAGTGAGCCATATTTATTTGAAAAAACAGATGAAACATTGAAAATTTTGCAAAGATTGCGTGATGAAGCACACAGATTTGGAATTACACATCATAGAAAATTAAGAAGTAAACGAAATGTAAAAAGTGCATTAGATGATATTGCGGGAATTGGTCCAAAACGTAAAAAAGAATTAATAAAAAAATTTGGATTGATAAAAAATATACGAAATGCGACATTGGAAGAATTGATGGAAGTCGTGCCAGAAAATATTGCGATTTCTATAAAAGAAAATTTATAA